A window of the Brassica napus cultivar Da-Ae chromosome C5, Da-Ae, whole genome shotgun sequence genome harbors these coding sequences:
- the LOC106435390 gene encoding T-complex protein 1 subunit theta yields MQPHGIQSMLKDGYRHLSGLDEAVIKNIEACKELSTITRTSLGPNGMNKMVINHLDKLFVTNDAGTIVNELEIQHPAAKILVLAAKAQQEEIGDGANLTISFAGELLQNAGELIRAGLHPSDIITGYNKAITKTVEILEQLVESGSETMDVRNKDEVVFRMRAAVASKQFGQEEIICSLVADACIQVCPKNPTNFNVDNVRVAKLLGGGLHNSCIVRGMVLKSDAVGSIKRMEKAKVAVFAGGVDTTATETKGTVLIHSAEQLENYAKTEEAKVEELIKAVAESGAKVIVSGGSVGEMALHFCERYKIMVLKISSKFELRRFCRTAGAVAHLKLSRPSPDDLGYVDSIAVEEIGGVTVTIARNEQGGNSISTVVLRGSTDSILDDLERAVDDGVNTYKAMCRDSRIVPGAAATEIELAQRLKEYANAETGLHSHAILKYAESFQFVPQTLADNAGLDAMEIIASLYTGHGSGNTKLGIDLEEGACKDVSETKVWDLFATKLFALKYASDAACTVLRVDQIIMAKQAGGPRRDLAAAAGAGAEED; encoded by the exons AGATGGTTATTAACCATTTAGACAAGCTCTTTGTCACTAACGACGCTGGTACCATTGTGAACGAGCTGGAGATTCAGCATCCTGCCGCGAAGATCCTTGTCTTAGCAGCCAAGGCTCAGCAAGAAGAGATCGGAGACGGAGCCAATCTGACAATCTCCTTCGCTGGTGAGCTTTTGCAAAATGCTGGAGAGCTTATCAGGGCGGGACTGCATCCAAGTGATATCATTACTGGATATAACAAAGCAATCACTAAG ACTGTTGAGATTTTGGAGCAACTGGTTGAGAGTGGTTCTGAGACAATGGATGTGCGTAACAAAGATGAAGTGGTGTTTAGGATGAGAGCTGCTGTTGCTAGCAAGCAGTTTGGTCAAGAAGAGATTATATGCTCTCTCGTTGCTGAT gctTGCATTCAAGTCTGCCCAAAAAATCCAACAAACTTCAATGTAGATAACGTCCGTGTTGCCAAGCTATTGGGAGGAGGGTTGCACAACTCTTGCATAGTCCGTGGAATGGTCTTGAAAAGTGACGCTGTGGGGAGCATCAAACGAATGGAGAAGGCAAAG GTTGCGGTGTTTGCTGGGGGAGTTGATACTACTGCAACAGAGACAAAAGGAACTGTGTTGATCCATAGTGCTGAGCAG CTAGAGAACTATGCAAAGACAGAGGAAGCTAAAGTTGAGGAGCTGATTAAAGCTGTAGCTGAATCAGGAGCCAAAGTGATTGTTAGTGGTGGATCAGTTGGAGAAATGGCATTGCATTTTTGTGAGCGTTACAA GATAATGGTTTTGAAAATCAGCTCAAAGTTTGAACTGAGGCGTTTCTGCCGCACAGCTGGGGCTGTTGCTCAT TTGAAACTAAGCCGACCAAGTCCTGATGATTTGGGATACGTTGATTCCATAGCAGTGGAGGAGATTGGTGGTGTGACA GTCACTATTGCAAGAAATGAGCAAGGTGGTAACTCAATCTCCACAGTGGTTTTGCGTGGAAGCACAGATAGTATTTTGGACGACCTTGAAAGAGCTGTTGACGATGGAGTCAATACATACAAG gcCATGTGCAGGGACAGCCGTATCGTTCCCGGGGCTGCAGCTACCGAAATAGAACTGGCTCAGAGGTTGAAGGAATACGCCAATGCAGAAACAGG GTTGCACAGTCATGCTATCCTCAAATACGCAGAGAGCTTCCAGTTTGTACCCCAAACCCTTGCTGACAACGCTGGCCTCGATGCGATGGAAATCATTGCTTCTCTGTACACTGGACACGGGTCTGGAAACACAAAGCTAGGCATTGACTTGGAGGAAGGTGCTTGTAAAGATGTCTCAGAGACTAAAGTGTGGGATCTTTTTGCAACCAA GTTATTTGCTCTTAAGTATGCTTCTGATGCTGCATGCACGGTGCTTCGCGTAGACCAG ATTATAATGGCGAAACAAGCAGGTGGACCAAGGAGAGACTTAGCAGCAGCCGCAGGTGCAGGCGCAGAGGAAGACTAA